Proteins from one Salmo salar chromosome ssa07, Ssal_v3.1, whole genome shotgun sequence genomic window:
- the eml3 gene encoding echinoderm microtubule-associated protein-like 3 isoform X4 yields the protein METKRARRNSEKLVKDPQEKTKKLLEKKAASSANLLNRSPSLESRTKDLIARAGSPGSRRGTQGQSIKMFIRGRPITMYVPSNIQNYEDLRMEPPVEKLELDWVYGYRGRDCRANLYLLSSGEAVYFIACVVVLYHINNRTQRHYRKHTDCVRCLTIHPDKVRVASGQTAGVDKDGKPLQPYVHIWDSSTLITLQQIGLGTFERGVGSVAFSFADAGAFLCVIDDSNEHMLSVWDCAKGTKHTEVKSTNEAVFAVEFNPSDSTNIITCGKSHIYFWTLSAGSLTKKQGIFGKYKKPKFIQCFVFSLTGDVLTGDSEGNILTWGKSPGDVKTLGKGAKETFQIMRQTRAHDGSVFTLCMLQGGALLSGGGKDRKIIRWSADLAPERECEIPEKFGAVRCITDVNGEEVLVGTTRNAILRGTFSDGFVAIVQGHVDEMWGLATHPSQDVFLTCGHDRQVCVWNTEEHKLDWCTTLEEYGLCADFCPNGAVVSVGLSTGRWLVLDLQTKEVISDYTDGNEQLSVMRYSPDGSFLAVGSHDNFIYVYNVTESGRRYSRYGKCNGHSSFITHLDWSKDGKYIMSNSGDYEILYWDVAGGCKLLRNRYESKDREWASYTCVLGFHVMGVWLEGSDGTDINALCRSHSERLVAVADDFCKVHLFQYPCPKPKAPNHSYEGHGSHVTNVRFTHCDSHLLSMGGKDTCILQWEVKRAGTGDGGDRLHSASFTSSPEP from the exons ATGGAAACTAAGAG AGCTCGCAGGAACAGTGAGAAACTGGTGAAGGACCCCCAGGAGAAGACAAAGAAGCTGCTGGAAAAAAAGGCGGCATCCTCGGCCAACCTACTCAACAGATCCCCCAGTCTGGAGAG CCGGACCAAGGATCTTATCGCCAGAGCAG GATCTCCCGGGTCCAGACGAGGAACCCAAG GTCAATCAATCAAGATGTTCATCCGTGGTCGACCAATCACCATGTATGTCCCCTCCAACATCCAGAACTACGAGGACCTGAGGATGGAGCCACCTGTAGAGAAACTGGAACTTGATTGGGT TTACGGTTACCGAGGACGGGACTGCCGGGCCAACCTGTACCTGCTGTCGTCGGGTGAGGCGGTGTACTTCATCGCCTGTGTGGTGGTGTTGTACCACATCAACAACCGCACACAGCGCCACTACCGCAAACACACCGACTGTGTCCGCTG TCTGACCATCCATCCAGACAAGGTACGGGTGGCATCAGGACAGACGGCGGGGGTGGACAAGGATGGAAAG CCCCTGCAGCCTTATGTCCATATCTGGGATTCCTCCACACTGATCACCCTACAACAGATAGGACTGGGCACCTTTGAGAGAGGTGTAGGGTCTGTGGCTTTCTCCTTTGCA GATgctggagccttcctctgtgtgaTTGATGACTCCAATGAacacatgctgtctgtgtgggactGTGCCAAAGGAACCAAGCACACAGAGGTTAAG AGCACCAACGAGGCAGTGTTTGCAGTTGAGTTCAACCCCAGCGACAGCACCAACATCATCACTTGTGGAAAGTCTCACATCTATTTCTGGACCCTGAGTGCAGGCTCACTCACCAAGAAACAGGGCATCTTCGGG AAATACAAGAAGCCCAAGTTCATCCAGTGCTTTGTGTTCAGCCTGACGGGAGACGTGCTGACCGGGGACTCGGAGGGGAACATCCTGACATGGGGCAAATCACCCGGCGACGTCAAGACACTGGGGAAAGGAGCCAAAG AAACGTTCCAGATCATGCGTCAGACGCGGGCCCACGACGGCAGTGTGTTTACGCTGTGTATGCTGCAGGGAGGCGCTCTCCTCAGCGGCGGGGGCAAAGACCGCAAGATCATCCGCTGGAGCGCAGACCTGGCGCccgagagagagtgtgag ATTCCAGAAAAGTTTGGTGCGGTCCGTTGCATCACAGATGTAAACGGGGAAGAGGTGTTGGTTGGTACCACCCGAAATGCCATCCTGAGGGGCACTTTCTCTGATGGCTTCGTGGCCATAGTGCAG GGTCATGTGGATGAGATGTGGGGTTTGGCTACTCACCCCTCTCAGGATGTCTTCCTCACCTGTGGACATGACAGACAGGTGTGCGTGTGGAACACAGAGGAGCACAAACTGGACTGGTGCACCACGCTGGAG GAGTATGGGCTGTGTGCAGACTTCTGTCCTAATGGGGCTGTGGTGTCTGTTGGGCTCAGCACAGGCAG ATGGCTGGTCCTTGACCTGCAGACCAAAGAGGTGATCTCAGACTACACCGATGGGAATGAACAGCTGTCCGTCATGAGATATTCACCAG ACGGTAGCTTTTTGGCCGTGGGTTCCCATGACAACTTCATCTACGTCTACAACGTCACCGAGAGTGGACGGCGCTACTCCCGCTACGGAAAGTGCAAT GGTCACTCCAGCTTCATCACTCACCTTGATTGGTCCAAAGATGGGAAGTACATTATGTCCAATTCGGGCGACTACGAaattctttact GGGATGTTGCCGGAGGTTGCAAGCTGTTGAGGAACCGCTATGAGAGCAAAGACCGAGAATGGGCGTCCTACACCTGCGTACTGGGCTTCCACGTCATGG GTGTGTGGTTGGAAGGTTCAGACGGTACAGACATCAACGCCCTCTGTCGCTCCCACAGTGAGAGGTTGGTAGCGGTGGCTGACGACTTCTGTAAAGTCCATCTCTTCCAGTATCCCTGCCCAAAACCCAAG GCCCCAAACCACAGTTATGAGGGCCACGGCAGCCACGTGACCAATGTGCGCTTCACCCACTGTGACAGTCACTTGCTCTCTATGGGTGGCAAGGACACCTGTATCCTCCAGTGGGAGGTCAAGAGAGCAGGAACAGGGGATGGTGGAGACCGCCTACACTCTGCATCCTTCACCAGTTCCCCAGAACCTTAA